CGGACGGAAGCGCCAAACAAAGACTCAATGTCGCAGTTTCCTCCCAGGCCGACCCGCCTACACGTCGTAGTGCGGTCGATTGGCCGGGCAACCCGGCGAAGATCGACATATGGACTTTGGGTAGTCTCAGCCCGGTTGCGCACCGGCTGAGAGGTCTTCCCGAATGGATCTTTTCGAGTATCAGGCCAAGCATCTGTTCGACAAGAACGGTGTACCGGTCGTTCCCGGAGAGGTGTGCACGTCGTCCTACACGGCCGCCGAGGCGGCTCGCAAGATCGGCACAACGGTCGTCGTCAAGGCCCAGGTGAAGACAGGCGGCCGGGGCAAGGCGGGCGGCGTCAAACTGGCCGCTACGCCTGAAGAAGCTGCGGATTGGGCCGAGAAGATCATTGGGATGGTCATCAAGGACCACAAGGTCAAGCGGGTGCTGGTCGCTGAAGCGGCAGAGATCGCGGACGAGTACTACGTGTCCTTCCTGCTCGACCGCGCCGAAAGGTCTTTCCTCGCTATGGCGAGTGTCGAGGGTGGCGTCGAGATCGAAGTGGTGGCCGCCACTAACCCCGGTGCTCTCGCGAAGATCCGCGTTGATGCCCTTGTGGGCGTGGACCGCGCCAAGGCGGAGGAAATCGTGACCGCGGCCGGGTTCCCCGAGCAGCACCGGGACGCACTCGTAGATGTGATCCAGAGTCTGTGGTCAGTGATGACTCGCGAGGACGCCACGCTGGTGGAGGTGAATCCGCTGGTGCTGACGGCGGCGGGCTCGATCGTCGCACTGGACGGCAAGGCGACCCTGGATGACAACGCCGACTT
This genomic window from Candidatus Nanopelagicales bacterium contains:
- the sucC gene encoding ADP-forming succinate--CoA ligase subunit beta is translated as MDLFEYQAKHLFDKNGVPVVPGEVCTSSYTAAEAARKIGTTVVVKAQVKTGGRGKAGGVKLAATPEEAADWAEKIIGMVIKDHKVKRVLVAEAAEIADEYYVSFLLDRAERSFLAMASVEGGVEIEVVAATNPGALAKIRVDALVGVDRAKAEEIVTAAGFPEQHRDALVDVIQSLWSVMTREDATLVEVNPLVLTAAGSIVALDGKATLDDNADFRHASHADLALADDIDPIEKRAKDLDLNYVKLDGHVGIVGNGAGLVMSTLDVVAYAGEQFGGIRPANFLDIGGGASAEVMANGLDIVLNDPDVRAVFVNVFGGITSCDEVANGIVGALDMLAAKGETVTKPIVCRIDGNSAVEGRRILNAAEHDVIELVETMDDAARRVAELAAS